CCTTTGTTAGATATCTGATACAAAGATACGACAAAATGAATTGTAAATCAATTTTTCAAGGTTTTAGTTTTATCGGTATAGCTTCTGTCTAATTGTACATAACGGCAGTCTGTCTAATAACCCTAACCACCGATTATTTTTTTGTCAAATATAAAGCTATTTTTGTTTTGCTCAAAAATTATTTGATTTTTTTAGTTTGTGTCTTTCTAATTGCTTCTTTTAGTGATGTTGGAAAAATATATGCCTGTCTTCTGTCTTTTCCTTGTATAGGGAGGTTCTATAAATTTCATTTATAAAAATAGAAATTATTCCTTTGGTGGCAAATTATTTTTATCTACAAATTGTTGATTTTTTTAGACAGTCTGACGGCTGAGGCTATGAATAGTTGCCGATTTCGAAGCATTAATCTTTCAATTTACGATGAACTTAATACGAGCTACGATGCTTGAATTTATAACTGTCTCGGCAATTATTTATTAGCCTTTGTTATGGGCTTTTTTTCTTTTCTTTTGAGTTCTTTTAAGCGTTTTTTTAAGTATGCTTTTTGTTCTTCAAAACTCATATCAATTATATCCAAGCTAAATTTGTCGCGAATTTCACGCATTAATTTAACTACACCAGGTTTATTTATTGTTTCTTCCATAATCAAATATTTCTTTTGGTGTTCTTATTTCTATCATTTTATACCCTTCTCGAATATTTATTGAGTTATATCCACGAATTCGTTCTAAATTTACAATGTGTTTAAAGTTCCAACTTGCCAAAACGTCAACGATGTTGATTGTTGCTAGGGCGATATGTTGACAATCTGCAAGACTTGTTTTCCCCACAACTTTTTCTTCAATATATTTTTCCGCTAAATTTTTAACTTCAATTGTCAATTCAACTTTATTTAAGTTTTGTAAACTTTCATAAAATTCAATAATAAATTCAGGTGCCCTATAAATTTCTAATTCAAGAGTTTCTGACACAACTATCTCTACTTTGTTTGAAATTAATTTTTCAAAGAATGGAATTGTATCACGGCTAAATTCAGTATCAAAATATCCGCCAAATACAGAAGTGTCTATATATATTCGCTTAATCATAATGTAAAATTACTATTTAATTTATTAAACTTCATATATTGAAGTTTTTTTATGCAAAGTTTTTTCAACTTGTACAAATGTTAGTGTTC
This portion of the Bacteroidota bacterium genome encodes:
- a CDS encoding PIN domain protein, which encodes MIKRIYIDTSVFGGYFDTEFSRDTIPFFEKLISNKVEIVVSETLELEIYRAPEFIIEFYESLQNLNKVELTIEVKNLAEKYIEEKVVGKTSLADCQHIALATINIVDVLASWNFKHIVNLERIRGYNSINIREGYKMIEIRTPKEIFDYGRNNK